One Ignavibacterium album JCM 16511 genomic region harbors:
- a CDS encoding NupC/NupG family nucleoside CNT transporter, producing the protein MVIESFLRGIIGIFVLIAIAFLLSNNRKKISWRLVVAGLSIQLVFALFILKGEELRKFFFILGWPKDFFNGVSYIFVLILNFTTEGAKFVFGNLALAPGSENSLGFFFAFQVLPTIIFFASLMSILYYLGVMQRIVQAMAWVMAKLMGTSGAESLSCTANIFVGQTEAPLMIKPYIEKMTKSEILTVMIGGMATIAGGVMAAYIQILGSAYSVSHGIPLIEAQKLFATQLLGASVMAAPAAMVIAKILFPETSEPLTKGTVKIEVEKTAGNIIEAAANGAGDGLKLALNVGAMLIAFIALIALINYLLNGLGDIVGINDYLKTTFGSPLSFQLIIGLILQVVAFGIGVPWHDALTFGSLLGTKIVLNEFVAYSEMGTLIQTGKLITDKSILMLTYALCGFANFSSIAIQIGGLGPIAPSRKSDIAALGIKAVIGGVMATLMTATLAGLFFAG; encoded by the coding sequence ATGGTAATAGAATCATTCCTCCGTGGCATAATTGGAATTTTTGTTTTGATAGCAATTGCATTCCTACTTTCGAACAACAGAAAGAAAATAAGCTGGCGCTTAGTAGTTGCCGGATTGTCCATTCAATTAGTCTTTGCACTTTTCATTCTCAAAGGCGAAGAGCTTAGAAAATTTTTCTTCATTCTTGGCTGGCCCAAAGATTTTTTTAATGGAGTCAGTTACATTTTTGTTTTGATATTAAACTTCACAACAGAAGGAGCAAAATTTGTTTTCGGAAATCTTGCTCTGGCTCCTGGTTCAGAAAATTCTCTTGGATTCTTCTTCGCATTTCAGGTTTTGCCAACTATAATTTTCTTTGCATCGTTGATGTCCATTCTTTACTATCTCGGAGTAATGCAGCGAATTGTTCAGGCAATGGCCTGGGTAATGGCAAAGCTAATGGGAACAAGTGGTGCTGAGTCACTTTCCTGCACAGCAAATATCTTCGTCGGACAAACAGAAGCTCCGTTAATGATTAAACCTTACATCGAGAAGATGACTAAAAGTGAAATTCTAACTGTAATGATTGGTGGTATGGCTACTATCGCCGGCGGAGTAATGGCTGCTTATATTCAAATACTTGGAAGTGCTTATTCTGTCTCTCACGGAATTCCTTTGATTGAAGCACAGAAGTTATTTGCAACTCAACTACTTGGTGCAAGCGTAATGGCTGCTCCTGCTGCAATGGTTATTGCAAAGATTTTATTTCCGGAAACTTCAGAGCCATTAACCAAAGGCACAGTAAAAATTGAAGTTGAAAAAACTGCCGGTAATATAATCGAAGCCGCAGCAAACGGTGCCGGTGACGGACTTAAACTCGCCTTGAATGTTGGAGCAATGCTTATTGCTTTCATCGCTTTGATAGCATTAATTAATTATTTGCTAAACGGTTTAGGAGATATTGTTGGAATTAATGATTATCTAAAAACTACTTTCGGAAGTCCTCTTAGCTTTCAACTTATCATAGGACTAATTCTTCAGGTTGTTGCTTTCGGAATTGGTGTCCCCTGGCACGATGCTCTTACTTTCGGAAGCTTACTCGGAACAAAAATAGTACTCAATGAATTTGTCGCATATTCCGAAATGGGAACATTAATTCAAACCGGTAAACTTATTACCGATAAATCCATTCTTATGCTCACTTATGCTTTATGTGGATTTGCAAATTTCAGTTCGATAGCAATTCAGATTGGAGGACTTGGTCCAATAGCACCGAGCAGAAAATCTGATATTGCCGCGCTTGGGATTAAAGCTGTAATTGGTGGTGTTATGGCTACTTTAATGACTGCAACTTTAGCAGGTCTTTTCTTTGCAGGTTGA
- a CDS encoding SpoIIE family protein phosphatase — MHKLKTFFSRNRVRLVGLLTIFLLFLEVINIYVSFNINVTSNDECLWVGKRINQDSVAYYFTKVKVNGVSWDAGIRDGDQLISINNYKVLSDQQAQIVLNTVKSGDYADYVVKKPDGTIFNTKVKIKKLLNFGALTFNISALIWLLIGFLVYSIKPDGRQQKLFYLLSITFVLTTFFNFFPQNISLFEIVRTYPVGSLIVYILASLGSAALPFIFLYFIWNFFRPIEFAQEKWVKALFIILPSLLFLYPMSLMVKFWSLDPRILMDFRKYQNLTVIVNSITNIIAGITLFVLFFREKDKQKRKPILLIIFSFVFAFAVQIYLSTIAPALADTIFNSPEYYFPVILLILVPMIYAYAIFKYHLLDVSEVVKNTIFYSVATASVVAIYFLSIYGLGQSLSSLIGFGNEGIVAIVLFMIFAIRFQSTKDKALKFITQKFYPEQFAFENVLIKFSNEISTVVGKENILNLTLNTFVGSLKLKKFAILLNDEKSDSLNLVRHHGFNHINCQLNRKTIQDYYFTSLELKEYPELSRENFSKLFGEKSETLIEEGIFTIVPLIVKSKVIGALLFGLKHSGLQFSGKDIELLYAAANQLAIAIENARLYQSEVEKQKIEHDLELARNIQKGLLPSCVSNLNGLDICGVMIPAMQVGGDYYDLIPVNENKIFVAVGDVSGKGLSASLYMAKLQTIIQLYCREESTPREILIEANKLLFSSFEPGSFITLTLALFDREKMKVKLSRAGHLPVLIHDDKGTRLLKTKGIALGLDNGYLFDKHLEEAEINLKGGQVFSFFSDGVTETMNEKDELFGEERLLKIFAENYHQQSTLIMEEVEKEILDFRGKAEQHDDMTVVIVKVIN, encoded by the coding sequence ATGCATAAATTAAAGACATTCTTTTCAAGAAACAGAGTCAGATTAGTAGGATTACTGACTATCTTTTTGCTTTTTCTGGAAGTTATAAACATTTATGTTTCGTTTAATATAAATGTTACTTCAAATGATGAATGCCTTTGGGTTGGAAAAAGAATAAATCAGGATAGTGTTGCATATTATTTCACTAAAGTGAAAGTGAATGGTGTAAGTTGGGATGCTGGTATAAGAGATGGCGATCAACTGATAAGTATTAATAATTATAAAGTCTTAAGTGATCAGCAGGCTCAGATTGTTTTGAACACAGTTAAGAGTGGAGATTATGCTGACTATGTCGTTAAAAAACCAGATGGAACTATTTTCAATACAAAAGTAAAAATCAAAAAGCTCCTAAACTTTGGTGCTCTTACTTTTAATATTAGTGCACTTATTTGGTTATTAATAGGATTCCTTGTTTATTCTATTAAACCCGATGGAAGACAACAAAAATTATTCTACCTTCTTTCCATTACATTTGTATTAACCACATTTTTCAATTTCTTTCCACAAAACATATCGCTGTTTGAAATCGTTAGAACTTATCCAGTCGGAAGTCTGATTGTTTATATATTAGCATCATTAGGATCTGCTGCACTGCCATTTATATTCCTTTACTTCATCTGGAATTTTTTTAGACCAATTGAGTTTGCTCAGGAGAAATGGGTAAAAGCATTATTCATAATTTTACCTTCGCTTTTGTTTCTTTATCCGATGTCATTGATGGTAAAGTTCTGGAGTCTTGATCCACGAATTTTGATGGATTTCAGAAAATATCAGAATCTTACTGTTATTGTTAATTCAATTACTAATATTATCGCAGGCATTACTCTGTTTGTACTTTTCTTTCGGGAGAAAGATAAGCAGAAAAGAAAACCAATTTTATTGATAATTTTTTCTTTCGTATTTGCTTTTGCTGTACAGATCTATTTATCTACTATTGCGCCTGCTTTAGCGGATACAATTTTCAACTCGCCTGAGTATTATTTCCCAGTGATTTTACTAATACTTGTTCCGATGATTTATGCTTATGCAATATTCAAATATCATCTGCTTGATGTTAGTGAGGTTGTTAAGAATACTATTTTTTATAGTGTTGCAACTGCCAGCGTAGTTGCCATTTATTTCTTATCAATATATGGATTGGGACAGAGCTTAAGTAGTCTGATTGGCTTTGGCAATGAAGGGATTGTTGCAATAGTACTGTTTATGATTTTTGCAATAAGATTTCAGTCAACAAAAGACAAAGCTCTTAAATTTATAACTCAAAAATTTTATCCCGAGCAGTTTGCTTTTGAGAATGTTCTGATAAAATTCAGTAATGAAATTTCAACGGTAGTTGGAAAAGAAAATATTCTAAATCTTACATTAAATACTTTTGTAGGTTCACTCAAGCTTAAAAAATTTGCAATTCTGCTCAATGATGAAAAATCTGATTCTTTAAATCTTGTAAGACATCACGGTTTCAATCATATAAATTGTCAATTAAATAGAAAGACTATTCAGGATTATTACTTTACAAGTTTAGAGTTAAAAGAATATCCCGAACTGAGCAGAGAAAATTTTAGTAAACTTTTTGGTGAAAAATCTGAAACTTTGATTGAAGAAGGAATATTTACAATAGTTCCGTTAATAGTAAAATCAAAAGTTATTGGAGCTTTATTATTTGGACTGAAACATTCGGGCTTACAATTCTCCGGGAAAGATATTGAACTTCTTTATGCTGCAGCGAATCAGCTTGCAATTGCAATTGAAAATGCTCGTCTTTATCAAAGCGAAGTTGAAAAGCAAAAAATTGAACACGATCTTGAACTTGCAAGAAATATTCAAAAAGGACTTTTGCCTTCCTGTGTATCAAATCTTAATGGATTAGATATTTGTGGTGTGATGATTCCTGCAATGCAGGTTGGCGGTGATTATTATGATTTAATTCCGGTTAATGAAAATAAAATTTTTGTAGCTGTTGGTGATGTATCAGGGAAAGGTCTTTCTGCTTCACTTTATATGGCTAAGCTTCAAACAATTATTCAACTTTATTGCAGAGAGGAAAGTACTCCCCGTGAAATTCTGATTGAAGCAAATAAACTTTTATTTAGCTCATTTGAACCCGGCTCGTTTATAACGCTGACATTGGCTTTGTTTGATAGAGAGAAGATGAAAGTTAAATTATCACGCGCCGGTCATTTGCCGGTTCTGATTCACGATGATAAAGGAACAAGATTACTAAAAACAAAAGGAATTGCACTCGGACTTGATAATGGTTACTTATTCGACAAACACCTTGAGGAAGCAGAGATAAATTTAAAAGGGGGACAAGTATTTTCATTTTTCTCAGATGGAGTTACCGAAACGATGAATGAAAAAGATGAGTTGTTCGGTGAAGAAAGATTACTGAAAATTTTTGCTGAGAATTATCATCAGCAATCAACTTTAATTATGGAAGAAGTTGAGAAAGAGATTCTTGACTTCAGAGGCAAGGCAGAGCAGCACGACGATATGACAGTGGTGATAGTGAAAGTTATAAATTAA
- the secF gene encoding protein translocase subunit SecF yields the protein MRVFHNLNVNWMGMRKAFYILSLVLFLLGMLNIVFRGLVFGIDFKGGSEIVLQFEKPVDVAKIRNDLANIGLGAVEVRTFGAETGVLVRTELQEIPKEIYPKVVERIRENIDKIMPAVPYQIVDSTINSITVEFTNPDTTNTMIAELFAQGFQTGKVSEEPDNKQMLVRVGIADWIKEVLREKVKDNPFQVVKEDRVGPKIGEELKRDAVLAVLLSLVVILIYLGFRFKFIFAIGAVTALFHDVLITVGLYAVLYGLIPGLNLEIDLPVVAAFLTLVGYSINDTVIVFDRIRENMKIHKTMPLEELINKSINQTMSRTIITGFTTLLAVFVLFILGGDVLRAFSFTLLFGIIIGTYSSIFVASALVLDYAQRTKKKVQFS from the coding sequence ATGAGAGTATTTCATAATTTAAATGTTAACTGGATGGGAATGCGTAAAGCATTCTATATCCTTTCTTTAGTTTTATTCCTGCTCGGAATGCTGAATATTGTATTTCGTGGACTTGTATTCGGAATAGATTTCAAAGGTGGTAGCGAAATTGTACTTCAATTTGAAAAGCCGGTTGATGTTGCTAAGATTAGAAATGATCTTGCTAATATCGGACTTGGTGCAGTTGAAGTAAGAACATTCGGTGCTGAAACCGGAGTACTTGTAAGAACAGAACTTCAGGAAATTCCAAAAGAAATTTATCCTAAAGTTGTTGAAAGAATCAGAGAAAATATTGATAAGATTATGCCCGCTGTTCCCTATCAGATTGTTGACTCTACAATTAACTCAATTACAGTAGAATTCACAAATCCTGATACAACAAATACTATGATTGCAGAACTTTTTGCACAGGGATTTCAGACAGGAAAAGTTTCTGAAGAGCCTGATAACAAACAGATGCTTGTTAGAGTTGGAATAGCTGATTGGATTAAAGAAGTTCTGCGCGAAAAAGTTAAAGACAATCCTTTCCAGGTTGTAAAAGAAGACAGAGTGGGTCCAAAAATCGGTGAAGAGTTGAAAAGAGATGCAGTTCTTGCTGTGCTTCTTTCACTTGTAGTAATTCTTATTTATCTTGGCTTCAGATTCAAATTTATATTTGCTATTGGTGCAGTTACTGCTCTTTTCCACGATGTTTTGATTACCGTTGGTTTATATGCAGTTCTTTATGGTTTAATTCCCGGATTGAATCTTGAAATTGATCTTCCTGTTGTGGCAGCATTTTTAACTCTTGTTGGTTATTCTATTAACGATACAGTGATTGTGTTTGACAGAATCAGAGAGAATATGAAAATACATAAAACAATGCCTCTTGAAGAGCTGATAAATAAAAGTATCAACCAAACAATGAGCAGAACAATCATAACAGGATTTACAACACTGCTTGCTGTTTTCGTTCTGTTTATTCTTGGTGGTGATGTTTTAAGAGCATTCTCATTCACTCTTTTATTTGGAATTATAATCGGAACTTATTCTTCGATATTCGTTGCTTCTGCATTAGTTCTTGATTATGCTCAAAGAACAAAGAAAAAAGTTCAGTTCTCTTAA
- the cdd gene encoding cytidine deaminase, which translates to MNYPKDSVNKLLVQKAIEAKQNAYAPYSNFRVGSALLTDDDEIITGCNVEVSSFGLTICAERNVIFQAYSKGKRKFKAIALAADTNNYISPCGACRQVISDLCGNIDVIMVNGNGDYKIYKAAELLPIAFTHTELNNRK; encoded by the coding sequence ATGAATTATCCAAAGGATTCAGTGAACAAACTACTTGTTCAAAAAGCAATTGAAGCTAAACAAAATGCTTATGCACCTTACTCAAATTTCAGAGTTGGTTCAGCCTTATTAACTGATGATGACGAAATAATAACCGGCTGTAATGTAGAAGTAAGTTCCTTCGGTCTCACAATCTGTGCAGAGAGAAATGTAATATTCCAGGCATATTCAAAAGGAAAGAGAAAATTTAAGGCAATTGCGCTTGCTGCGGATACAAACAATTATATCTCACCTTGTGGTGCTTGCCGGCAAGTAATTTCAGACCTTTGTGGAAATATTGATGTAATAATGGTTAACGGAAACGGTGATTATAAAATTTATAAAGCAGCTGAATTGCTTCCCATTGCTTTCACTCATACAGAATTAAATAACAGGAAATAA
- a CDS encoding phosphatase PAP2 family protein: MKNYFIIIIAFSLSSLSIGQINQTTTDSLETIPSFQDDFISAYNTGIRIITKPSEFDLKDWITLGSVAALTSSAFLIDNENRNFWLRNKSAAFDKVAEIGRIYGDITYAAIFSASLYLSGKIVNNKNLSVTGRMLIEGLFYAGLTTTIIKTVSGRSRPFTNEGDFKFRFFQTKNDFTSFPSGHTTVAFTLSTILSERINNTYATILLYSLAGTTTLQRMYSDNHWLSDTILGASIGYFIGKAVLLFDDDANSNLANKFFITPGFSEGVMTFNISYFF; this comes from the coding sequence ATGAAAAATTATTTTATCATCATAATCGCATTTTCGCTTTCTTCTTTATCAATTGGTCAGATAAATCAAACCACAACTGATTCATTGGAAACAATTCCGTCTTTTCAGGATGATTTTATTTCTGCTTACAATACAGGAATAAGAATAATTACTAAACCATCTGAATTCGATTTGAAAGATTGGATAACATTGGGTTCTGTTGCGGCTTTAACCAGTTCGGCATTTTTAATCGACAATGAAAACAGAAATTTTTGGTTGAGAAATAAATCCGCTGCTTTTGACAAAGTTGCGGAGATTGGAAGAATTTATGGCGACATAACTTACGCCGCAATCTTTTCTGCTTCTTTATATCTTAGTGGTAAAATTGTAAACAATAAAAATCTTTCTGTAACCGGAAGAATGTTAATCGAAGGGTTATTCTATGCCGGATTAACTACAACAATCATAAAAACTGTAAGCGGAAGAAGCCGACCTTTCACCAATGAAGGAGATTTTAAATTCAGATTTTTTCAAACAAAAAATGATTTCACTTCTTTTCCGTCAGGTCATACAACTGTAGCTTTCACTTTATCAACAATTCTTTCTGAGAGAATAAATAATACTTATGCAACTATTTTGCTTTATTCACTTGCTGGCACAACAACCTTGCAAAGAATGTACAGCGACAATCACTGGTTATCCGATACTATTTTAGGTGCATCTATCGGCTACTTTATTGGAAAAGCAGTTTTATTATTTGATGATGATGCAAATTCCAATCTAGCGAATAAATTTTTTATTACGCCAGGTTTTTCAGAAGGAGTAATGACATTTAATATCAGTTACTTCTTTTAG
- the secD gene encoding protein translocase subunit SecD, protein MKEYRFRIIIILAAIALSIYLLYPTFLDYQNSKHIQSVVEQKKQEILKQNPQISKSDLEELLTIVEDSIKQSDPSIVENRLKRLKLGLDLQGGMRVVLEVNTAKLLEKLANNPDQVFNSTLAEAKKEAETSEESVVEILARKLQQKGIRLSRYFGNIRQDDAEIIAQLKKDSEDAVTRAMEIIRNRVDQYGVSEPSIQRQGSRRIIVELPGIAKEEEAKQLLQGTALLEFRLVKDPDFTYQIMERIDKALAKVLAAGNDSLLAELSDTTKKADTTAAADTTQKQLTEEEFKQQHPFFSVALLDPQGRSADAFVKEDDRNKILRWLSLPEVKKEIPDNVEFVFSAKPVSTTQDGKKVYFMYLVNRQPELTGGVVTNAVATLDPNSSAPIVNMEMNSEGAVEWARITGANIGKRIAIMLDGKVFSAPVVRGKIPGGRSQIEGMENLDEAKLLEIVLKAGALPAPVDVIEERIVGPSLGEDSVQGGLNSALFGYLAVAIFMIIYYRQSGSIAAGVLILTILFILSVLAGFKATLTLPGIAGIVLTIGMAVDANVLIFERMREELATGKTLKASIDSGFSKAMSAIIDSNITTFFTGIILYQFGTGPVQGFALTLMIGIASTLFSALVISRLIFDYLASKGAKISIG, encoded by the coding sequence ATGAAAGAGTATAGATTCAGGATAATCATAATTCTTGCTGCAATTGCTCTTAGTATTTATCTGTTATATCCAACATTTTTGGATTATCAGAACAGCAAACACATTCAAAGTGTTGTTGAACAAAAGAAGCAGGAAATCCTTAAACAAAACCCGCAAATTTCCAAGAGTGATTTGGAAGAATTACTCACAATAGTTGAAGATAGTATCAAACAATCCGATCCTTCAATTGTTGAAAACAGACTTAAAAGATTAAAACTCGGTCTCGACTTGCAAGGCGGTATGCGTGTAGTTCTTGAAGTTAACACTGCAAAACTACTTGAAAAACTTGCAAATAATCCCGATCAGGTGTTCAACTCTACACTTGCTGAAGCAAAAAAAGAAGCTGAAACATCTGAAGAATCGGTCGTAGAAATACTTGCAAGAAAACTTCAGCAAAAAGGAATAAGATTAAGCAGATACTTCGGCAATATCAGACAAGATGATGCTGAGATAATCGCACAATTGAAAAAAGATTCGGAAGATGCTGTAACCCGTGCAATGGAAATTATCAGAAACAGAGTTGACCAATACGGAGTTTCAGAACCTTCCATTCAACGGCAGGGTTCAAGAAGAATAATTGTTGAATTGCCGGGCATAGCAAAGGAAGAAGAAGCAAAACAACTTTTACAGGGAACAGCATTACTCGAATTTCGCTTAGTTAAAGACCCTGACTTTACTTATCAGATTATGGAAAGAATTGATAAAGCTTTGGCAAAAGTACTTGCAGCAGGAAACGATTCTTTATTAGCTGAACTATCCGACACAACTAAAAAAGCTGACACAACTGCTGCTGCTGATACAACACAGAAACAACTAACTGAAGAAGAATTCAAACAGCAACATCCTTTCTTCTCGGTCGCTCTGCTTGACCCGCAAGGCAGAAGTGCTGATGCCTTTGTTAAAGAAGATGACAGGAATAAAATTCTGCGATGGTTGTCCTTACCCGAAGTTAAAAAAGAAATTCCGGATAATGTTGAGTTTGTATTTTCAGCAAAACCTGTAAGCACCACACAGGATGGTAAAAAAGTTTATTTTATGTACTTAGTTAACAGACAACCTGAATTGACAGGCGGAGTAGTTACAAATGCAGTTGCAACACTTGATCCGAATTCTTCTGCACCAATTGTTAATATGGAGATGAATTCAGAAGGTGCTGTTGAGTGGGCAAGAATTACCGGTGCGAATATTGGAAAACGAATTGCCATAATGCTTGACGGAAAAGTTTTCTCTGCTCCTGTTGTAAGAGGAAAGATTCCCGGTGGAAGATCACAGATCGAAGGAATGGAAAATCTTGATGAAGCTAAGTTGTTGGAAATTGTTCTGAAAGCCGGCGCACTGCCAGCACCTGTTGATGTGATTGAAGAAAGAATAGTTGGTCCTTCTCTCGGTGAAGATTCTGTTCAAGGTGGACTGAATTCTGCTTTGTTCGGGTATCTTGCTGTTGCAATATTTATGATTATTTACTACAGACAATCAGGTTCAATTGCTGCCGGTGTTTTGATATTAACTATTCTTTTTATTCTCAGCGTGTTAGCCGGCTTCAAAGCTACTCTCACATTGCCCGGTATTGCAGGTATAGTATTAACTATCGGAATGGCCGTGGATGCTAATGTACTTATTTTCGAAAGAATGAGAGAAGAATTAGCAACGGGTAAAACATTAAAAGCATCAATTGATAGTGGTTTTTCAAAAGCTATGTCGGCTATAATTGACTCTAATATTACAACATTCTTTACAGGAATAATTTTATATCAGTTCGGAACAGGACCTGTGCAAGGATTTGCACTTACACTTATGATAGGTATTGCTTCAACACTTTTCAGTGCATTGGTTATTTCAAGATTAATTTTCGATTATCTCGCATCAAAAGGTGCAAAAATTTCAATCGGTTAA
- a CDS encoding thymidine kinase codes for MEPHAIPNGTGWIEVIAGCMFSGKTEELIKRLKRAQIAKQKLKIFKPAIDIRYSSDSIVSHSEQSMPSALVRHAKEILSLSDDAQVIGIDEAQFFSNDLVDVCIELANKGKRVIVAGLDQDYRGVPFEPMPQLLAVAEYITKLHAICVVCGNPANKTQRKVAVKDRVVVGASDMYEARCRKCHYIPEES; via the coding sequence ATGGAACCTCACGCAATTCCCAACGGAACCGGATGGATTGAAGTGATTGCCGGTTGTATGTTCTCGGGGAAAACAGAAGAATTAATAAAACGACTTAAGCGAGCACAAATTGCCAAACAAAAGTTAAAGATATTTAAACCTGCAATTGATATTAGATATTCCTCTGATTCGATTGTCTCTCACAGTGAACAATCAATGCCTTCTGCTTTGGTCAGACATGCAAAAGAAATTCTTTCTCTTTCGGATGATGCCCAGGTAATAGGAATTGATGAAGCACAATTTTTTTCAAATGATTTGGTAGATGTTTGCATTGAACTTGCCAACAAAGGTAAAAGAGTTATTGTTGCCGGACTTGATCAGGATTATCGCGGTGTTCCTTTCGAGCCAATGCCTCAATTATTAGCAGTTGCAGAATACATAACAAAGCTTCACGCTATTTGTGTTGTTTGCGGAAATCCTGCAAATAAAACTCAACGAAAAGTTGCAGTTAAAGACAGAGTTGTTGTCGGCGCTTCAGATATGTATGAAGCCCGCTGCAGAAAATGTCATTACATCCCCGAAGAATCATAG
- a CDS encoding purine-nucleoside phosphorylase — MRINLNLKYESLIKFFSAENLPSPDIAIVLGSGLGDFANRFELKKTYRTSELSNYPASTIVGHEGKIHFVESNKKNLLLFQGRIHFYEGYKISECILPVFITNKLGCKKLILTNAAGGINPQFVPGDLMLATSLNGIFIKKELTQLIGLSSVEAKNYLLTLENNSLIDKIKSAANQIGLELKQGTYIYTKGPSYETPAEIQFFKKFGADAVGMSTVHEAIFSTYHGMETAVISCITNLAAGISDKKLSHAEVTETAEMVKEKFSLLLESVIESIA; from the coding sequence ATGAGAATAAATCTTAATCTTAAATATGAATCACTGATTAAATTCTTCTCAGCTGAAAATCTGCCATCACCTGATATTGCGATAGTTCTTGGCAGTGGTCTTGGTGACTTTGCAAATCGTTTTGAATTAAAAAAAACATATCGAACTTCTGAGTTATCGAATTATCCTGCTTCAACAATTGTCGGACACGAAGGTAAAATTCATTTCGTAGAATCTAACAAGAAAAATCTATTACTCTTTCAGGGGAGAATTCATTTCTACGAAGGTTATAAAATCAGTGAATGTATTTTACCTGTTTTCATTACAAATAAACTTGGATGTAAAAAGTTAATTCTTACAAATGCAGCAGGTGGAATTAATCCACAATTTGTTCCAGGCGATTTGATGCTGGCAACTTCTCTTAACGGAATTTTCATAAAGAAAGAACTTACTCAGCTAATTGGTTTAAGCTCGGTTGAAGCGAAAAATTATCTGCTGACTCTGGAAAATAATTCACTAATTGACAAGATTAAAAGTGCAGCGAATCAAATAGGTTTAGAATTGAAGCAAGGCACATACATTTACACAAAAGGTCCATCATACGAAACACCAGCCGAAATTCAATTCTTTAAAAAGTTTGGAGCTGATGCAGTTGGAATGTCAACCGTTCACGAAGCAATTTTTTCAACTTATCATGGAATGGAAACAGCAGTAATTTCCTGCATTACAAATCTTGCAGCTGGAATTTCAGATAAAAAGCTCTCTCACGCTGAAGTAACGGAAACTGCAGAAATGGTGAAAGAAAAATTTTCTCTGCTACTTGAAAGTGTAATTGAGTCCATTGCTTAA
- a CDS encoding phosphodiester glycosidase family protein: MKSIIILIFSFISIFPQINIQETQITDGVIHKKIINQNDTLVINILKVDVKRPDLTIRTVKANELLNTKETTSQMVSRYKLSGYHIVAAINADFFEDDGEVISNMISNGEIVKAVKFSDSPYNSFTNSQFASDDEDNLFIDQFVFSGNLILPNGNVEEIRRVNSNADSNSITIFNRFQGKSTPVSLKEWYVVDYVLFPLQKNGDTLVFITTGKTTLRNYEIPEQGVILSANNKFAYYLDREIKIGDTLKIIYNFSPKVKNIKSLIGGWPVLVKDGMNMVRRNPSIEGITEKFSKQRHPRSGIGFSSDKRTLYFITVDGRQQMSRGMTLLEFANLMITEGVYNGLNLDGGGSTTLVINDKVVNSPSDLTGERLVGNCIMIIRQ, translated from the coding sequence ATGAAATCAATAATCATCCTTATTTTTTCTTTCATTTCAATTTTCCCGCAGATAAATATTCAGGAAACTCAGATTACTGATGGAGTAATTCATAAAAAAATCATCAATCAGAATGACACTTTGGTAATTAATATTCTGAAAGTAGATGTTAAAAGACCTGATTTAACCATCCGTACTGTGAAAGCAAATGAACTATTAAATACCAAAGAGACTACAAGTCAGATGGTTTCGCGATACAAACTTTCAGGTTACCATATTGTTGCTGCAATCAATGCTGATTTTTTTGAAGACGATGGTGAAGTAATAAGTAATATGATTTCAAACGGTGAAATTGTAAAAGCAGTAAAGTTCTCCGATTCACCTTATAATTCATTTACTAACTCACAATTTGCATCTGATGATGAAGATAATTTATTCATTGATCAGTTTGTGTTCAGCGGAAATTTAATTTTACCAAATGGAAATGTCGAGGAGATCAGAAGAGTAAATTCGAACGCAGATAGTAATTCTATTACAATCTTTAATCGGTTTCAGGGAAAAAGCACTCCGGTTTCACTTAAAGAATGGTATGTAGTTGATTATGTATTGTTTCCATTGCAAAAGAATGGCGATACGCTTGTGTTCATTACAACAGGTAAAACAACTTTAAGAAATTATGAAATTCCTGAACAGGGAGTAATCCTTTCTGCAAATAATAAGTTTGCATACTATCTTGATAGAGAAATTAAAATTGGCGACACTCTAAAAATTATTTATAACTTTTCACCAAAAGTAAAAAACATAAAATCTCTTATTGGTGGCTGGCCTGTTTTGGTAAAAGATGGAATGAATATGGTCAGAAGAAATCCGTCAATTGAAGGAATTACAGAAAAATTTTCCAAACAGCGTCACCCAAGAAGTGGAATCGGATTTTCATCGGATAAAAGAACATTATACTTTATTACTGTTGATGGAAGACAGCAGATGAGCAGAGGAATGACACTTCTTGAATTTGCTAACCTGATGATTACTGAAGGAGTTTACAATGGTTTAAATCTGGATGGAGGTGGTTCAACAACTTTGGTGATAAATGATAAAGTAGTTAACAGTCCGTCAGATTTAACTGGTGAAAGACTTGTAGGAAATTGCATAATGATTATAAGACAATGA